A window of the Flavobacterium sangjuense genome harbors these coding sequences:
- a CDS encoding Eco57I restriction-modification methylase domain-containing protein, whose product MDKALVIYSNVLKAYLSNCFANKENVNPIELNKERFKVKALFTAALFFLKNQIENEDLNIVFATNAYLKKTFAEENLFSQLIADANEELITIINDHLHQLAADEAIDIPTFYETLLGVESSNESSGAAISNTKNYRNKLGSYYTPAKLADSITKKTIDTFFQLNFGIKKLSAEKKICSEIIEEMYSITYSDFSCGGGNFLISVIDYFETLFLKCRVDETIKKDLLKTIALNLSAFDVDCLALEVAKLNLLLKIKEPSLYPLLNEKFIHANFLITSDFDFNAKEKLDIFASGFIYHRQLGLNKNKIKKYDVILGNPPWEKIRFEEKKFYALYQKSISDNHFKSSRTEEITQSELSNSDLASFAMQFKLEIEAAKSTLKKNSFFNLSNKGELNTYALFTDAALKLKTDRGVVGLVLKSAIVTSQVNQTLFKFLTKEKLTVAIYDFINRKKIFAIDSRERFCFLLLGLTHSELFQVSMNLTSIEEIEQPTSEIAMSYESLKLLNPFTGMLPNFSNKMEANFLLRISCDFPFFKNVYQNVRFGRIVHLTSHAEFIVKKSGEDTIPVYEGKFFNQFDGKYSGFNGMDDVLKYGSKSSSVLLDDLKKNNADYIPESRFFINAAKWAQLSKNHNEKFMLAWRSLTSATNTRTCVATVLPFIPASQSVQFLTTDQNDLLYMAGLFNSVVFDFILKKKLSGIDLTQSVINQMPVPDIEQNNNTIIFNGNEATIKEHISLLVFSLLQDDSRLSSLAENLELTAAFPFSNRTETVRNIDLLFMLLYRLNNQEVAMVLSEFSKQYVEDDLVWFQQQLNALRNVPEGVWAGSISCPN is encoded by the coding sequence ATGGATAAGGCATTAGTAATATATTCGAACGTTTTAAAAGCCTATCTTTCAAACTGTTTTGCCAATAAGGAGAATGTTAATCCTATTGAACTTAACAAAGAACGGTTTAAGGTGAAGGCGCTTTTTACTGCTGCTCTATTTTTCCTGAAAAACCAGATAGAAAACGAAGACTTAAACATTGTTTTTGCGACAAATGCTTATTTAAAGAAGACATTTGCTGAAGAAAATTTATTTTCTCAATTAATTGCAGATGCCAATGAGGAACTGATTACGATTATTAATGATCATTTACACCAATTAGCAGCTGATGAAGCCATTGATATTCCCACTTTTTACGAAACGCTTTTAGGAGTTGAATCGAGTAATGAAAGTAGTGGTGCCGCTATTTCAAACACCAAAAACTATCGAAATAAGTTAGGCAGTTATTATACCCCGGCAAAACTTGCAGATTCTATTACTAAAAAAACTATTGATACTTTCTTTCAATTAAATTTTGGTATTAAAAAATTGTCTGCCGAAAAAAAAATCTGCAGTGAAATAATTGAGGAAATGTATTCTATTACCTATTCTGATTTCTCCTGCGGTGGGGGTAACTTTCTGATTTCAGTAATTGATTATTTTGAGACCTTATTTTTAAAATGTAGGGTAGATGAAACTATAAAAAAGGATTTACTAAAAACAATTGCTTTAAATCTTTCGGCTTTTGATGTAGATTGCCTTGCTTTAGAGGTGGCTAAATTAAACCTCCTTTTAAAGATTAAGGAGCCCTCATTATATCCATTATTAAACGAAAAATTTATTCATGCTAATTTTTTGATTACTAGTGATTTTGATTTTAATGCAAAAGAAAAACTTGACATTTTTGCTAGTGGGTTTATTTACCATAGACAGCTGGGTTTAAATAAAAACAAGATTAAAAAGTATGATGTTATTTTAGGGAATCCGCCATGGGAAAAGATACGGTTTGAGGAAAAAAAGTTTTACGCCTTATATCAAAAGTCAATTTCGGACAACCACTTTAAATCGAGCCGGACTGAAGAAATTACTCAAAGTGAATTAAGTAATTCCGATTTAGCATCATTTGCAATGCAATTTAAATTAGAAATTGAAGCTGCAAAATCAACTTTAAAGAAAAATTCTTTTTTCAATTTGTCCAATAAAGGTGAGCTGAATACTTATGCCTTATTTACTGATGCAGCCTTAAAATTGAAGACTGACAGAGGAGTTGTGGGTTTGGTCTTGAAAAGTGCAATAGTTACCAGTCAGGTGAACCAAACTCTTTTTAAATTCCTAACGAAAGAGAAGTTAACTGTTGCTATTTATGATTTTATTAATCGTAAAAAGATTTTTGCTATTGACAGCAGGGAAAGGTTTTGTTTCCTGCTTTTAGGATTGACCCATAGTGAATTGTTTCAAGTCTCGATGAACCTGACTTCAATAGAAGAAATAGAGCAACCAACATCTGAAATAGCAATGTCTTATGAAAGCTTGAAGTTGCTGAATCCTTTTACCGGGATGCTACCGAACTTTTCAAACAAAATGGAGGCCAATTTTTTATTAAGGATTTCGTGTGATTTTCCGTTTTTTAAAAATGTTTATCAAAATGTTAGATTTGGTCGAATTGTGCATTTAACAAGCCATGCTGAATTTATTGTAAAGAAGAGTGGGGAAGATACTATTCCGGTATATGAAGGGAAATTTTTCAACCAGTTTGACGGAAAGTATTCCGGCTTTAATGGTATGGATGACGTATTGAAATATGGAAGTAAATCATCTTCGGTGTTGCTTGATGATTTAAAGAAAAATAATGCGGATTATATTCCTGAATCCAGATTTTTTATAAATGCAGCAAAGTGGGCACAGCTCTCTAAAAACCATAACGAAAAATTTATGCTGGCGTGGAGGAGTTTAACTTCTGCCACTAATACCAGAACCTGTGTTGCCACTGTATTACCCTTTATCCCTGCGTCACAATCAGTTCAATTTTTGACCACTGATCAGAATGATTTATTGTATATGGCAGGACTTTTTAATTCGGTAGTGTTTGACTTTATCCTGAAGAAAAAACTAAGTGGGATAGATTTAACCCAGTCCGTAATTAATCAAATGCCCGTACCTGATATTGAGCAAAATAATAATACAATAATTTTTAATGGGAATGAAGCTACTATTAAAGAACATATTTCGTTATTGGTGTTTTCACTTTTGCAAGATGACAGTCGTCTTTCGTCTTTGGCAGAAAATTTAGAGTTAACAGCAGCATTTCCTTTTTCAAATAGAACTGAAACCGTTAGAAACATTGATTTATTATTTATGCTACTTTATAGGTTGAATAACCAAGAAGTTGCAATGGTTCTTTCTGAATTCAGCAAACAATATGTGGAAGATGATTTAGTATGGTTTCAGCAGCAATTAAATGCATTACGCAATGTACCCGAAGGCGTATGGGCTGGCTCCATTTCTTGCCCAAACTGA